The nucleotide sequence tcaataatatatatatatatatatgacgcATCCCCTCAGCTGTAAATTGTGTTTGAACTTTGATAATCGGTAGAGTTaaaggacacacaaaaaagtaaACACACTTGGATATTCTAGAGATGTAGACACAGAGTAAACAGTTTACATTTTACTTCCGGCTACTGTAAAAGATCACGACTTCTATAATGATTCTCCACGCCGAGGCCTTTTTACTCAATGTGAGTATTGGAAATACCACCCAGGACATGTAGTGGCAAAGAACCGACATGGGCTACTTGGGTCGGCGTTTCTCGTGGCAACCGCAGTGATAGCATATAAAGAGCAACCGGATACGATTTATTCAGAACGAGTCATCCCAGATCACACGTACTAAAGTCAAAATATTAAAAGTCACCAAAGCTAACGTCACTGGCATCGCCCGTATGTTAGCCTGAGCCCCAGCTACGAGCTAAAGCTAACTGGGCTAAACGTTCTACACTAAAAATAACATTCACGATAACCGCGAAGTAAAAGAATATTAatagttaaatatatatatctccCTCAACTCACCAGATACACAGGGGGTCAGAGCAACACATAACACCAGCGCAACAACACCGGACGGGCCTAACGACATGGCTACACAGTTCTCCTCTGAAGTCGCTGCGCCCAGGACGAAGGCTCTGAAGCGATTGGCTGAAGATCGtctacaaataaaatactgtgTCGTCACACAGTCGAAGCTCCGCCCACCGACCAGTCTCGTTTCAAGTCTGTCTTCCATTAACGCGGTGAACTACGTAGTAAAGCGTTTATAGCTTATCGAAGCATAACGTTAGTGATGTTAGtcttgtgatttattttctcaattACAATTCGAAAAAAAGtctaaatgacatttttgttggTAAATAAATGACAGATGATAGCGTGAATAATGGCAGAATGGACAAATCAAATAACTATGACCTTCACTCATCTTTGGAATTTCAGCACATTCCAATTTAACACATATTTAAGCTCGGTTGTTTTAAAGTAAAGTTTTTCTTTTGAGGATTTTCTGTTTATCTAATAAGTTATTTGCACAAATAATCGACATGTAATCAGAAGCAGACTATCATTTGTTTTAAAGACCATCAGCAGGCAATTCTCGGAAGAGTTGTCCATTAAACTAACCCACAGTCCCAGTGAAATTAGACAAGCAGCAATAAAACCACTAAAACATGCAAGTTGTCACGTTTTCTTTCCAATAGAAATCATTTATGACATACTTTGACAGAGCGTCAAAACAAAAGTACTTCTGGTGTTGAATTTGAATCATTTCATCGCATGTGTTACATTGTAATCATATTCTCTTCATAAAAAATAGGAAAGGGTACACGATCCGAATCCAGGGAACTTCTTGTGATTATTATCACCACAAGTTGTTTCTACTGAATTACATAATAACTTCTCACAAACCTTCAGTCAACCTCCAAAGCACTGACGTTGAAATATCTGTCATATTAATCTAAATCCTGTTTCAAATAACTATAAATAGTAAAAGGACAAGACAGTTCAAAATGTAACACTTTAATGTGTTGACATTGATTCTCAGAATGAAGACACAACTGCTTCAGACTGACTTTATAGCTTTTGCGTTGGAACGGGAATCAAGATGTGTCAAACATTTTGTAAATTCATGTCTGCTATAACAGCAGCTGGCCACTAGATGTCACCAGTAGAGGGTCTTTATTTGAGGCTTGAAGCTTTGCCTCTTTTATTTCCGGTACAATCAGGAAGAAGCCTCAAAAGCGTCACAAGGCTTCATCTGCCCATCTCTCGCCAGCagggatagatggatggattgtgGAATAAAGTGTGGAAAAACAGACGGAAATGACTAGCTCAACAAATGTTTGTGTACATTTATTGTTTGACAAAATACCCAACGTGAACAGAAGACTGAAACGATGATAGGGACGTAAACACAGAGGATCTCGCGAGACTTTAGGTGGGCGGCGGCCTAAGTGTCTGCTCATATAAGCAGTGGCCCGTCCGCGTCCTTCTCGTTCGTCCTCAGTGAAGGATAACGGAAGTGTTTTGTCAAGGCATTGCATTATAATAGCCCCGGAGCTACTATCTTGTCAACCACACGGCTGAGagatttttttcagtttttaagAGGTAATGTCTTCATTCCTTCATGATCGTCTTCATCTCTGGTTCCTTCCTGAGCTAATGTCGCCCAGCTAAACGACACCCGGCGGGGGGGCTGAACGCTgtagttttaatgttaaatatgGTATTAAAAGTCGTCGAAACCCGTTGAGAAACGTAAATCGCGATTCAAGTCATGTTCAGTGAGACCAGGAAGAGGTTCAGGAATCATCGCGTAATGTGAACGCCTTCATATTGCTTGTAAATGTTGTTATCTTGTCCGCAAAATATACGCGAAGCGATCAGGTAAACCGGAAGTTGAAAATAGGTTGCAAAACGTGACGACGTCCTGAATTCTGTTGAACTCGTGAAGCACATTTGAACCTCAAAGCTCACCGTAActagaaaagaaatgaaaatgtggctaaaaataaatacattaataaaatcAAGTTATATAGgcttctgatttattttatttaattgagtCAAGAGCGCCCTCCCACTCCTTTCACTAAACGTCATGGGTGGAAAAGAATCAATCAACTGATTCGATCTTTGTGATCAACCTCGACCTGGATGGACTGCGATCCTACTTAGACGTAGATTAACAATTATTGGTCGAGGAGTGCGTTGACCTGCTTTATCCGGCTGAAAGGTAATAGAGGAAGCGAAGCGGTGCTTTTtctctacattttatttatgtattcgtTCCTCTCTATTTTGGAGGACACTAAAACTACCATAACATTTTAGCCCGAACACAGTGGGATATTCTAATTGCCTCCCAATGATGTTGCAAGCCTCACCTTTTCCATTCAGCTGTGTTATGATATTTGCTTTATTGTGAATAGTTGCTCCTGTGGTGTTCCCAGCCTCTGACTCCCTCCCATAGAAAGAAGGACGttcttttgcatttaaatacatGTTTACATGCCTGTATTTGCAGACAGTCGGAGAGCagcattttgtgtttactttGCCTTTTCAGCAAACGGACGTTTCGACTGTCTCTTCCAGATTCCCGGTCACTCGTCACCACTGTCGATTATGGATGTGTTGCTGCGTGGATGTCCGTTCCTGGCTCGTCTGCCACAGACCTTTCTGCAGCAGACTAAGACGTCTCTGTTGGGGTTCGCCCAGCGGTGCCCTGTCATGATGGAGTTGGCCTCTAAGCCCATGGCTCCACCGATAGCACGGgctctctgctcttcctcttcttcctcctcctaccAGAAGTCTGTGGATGCTTTATCTGCcggtgagggttagggtctcAAACTGGTAGACATTTTTTAATcttgttgtattattattatatttattaaatgaaaCGGCCCAGCTAAGGTAATGACTGATTGAGTTATGTTGGTTATCGGTTTGTTACTGTGTATTTGAAATATAGATCATGTTTTCTTCACTTTATAGGCTCCAAAGTTGAAGTGGAGCCTAACCTGCCTGCTGGTCACCATTTGCCACCCCCAGGTCAGGCAGTGACCTCAAAATGCCCCTTCCTGGCTGCTGAGATGGGCCAGAAGAACAGCAGTGTGGTCCGCCACGTCAGCATGGATTTCCAAGAGGATGTTCAGGAAGTCCGCACAGTCCAAAAAGGTAAGAGCTGCTTAGAAATGAATGACTACTGCTTTCTATTCACCCATCACCATGTTGATTATAAATTATTAACGTTTGAATCCCCTTCTTGATCTTTTTTAGAACTGTCTGCTCACCAGCTGGCCAATACCATTAAGGGAAGCGGAGACGACCAAACTAACCTGATGACCGCTCTGCTGAAGCAGCGCCCTAAAAGAGTCTCGCACTTGCTGCAAGACAACTTGCCAGGCAGCAGTAAGCTTTAGTTTTTTGCTTTGACCGCTCGCGTGGAAAAGTGTTGACAGAACTTCTCCAGGGTTTTTAAATTATGAATTAGTCATTTGGCAGCCAGTCTCGTCGTCTTCTTTTTAAGTAAGATGAGAGGACTTAGGCACCGGTATCCGAATGCAATCCTCGAGAAACAAGTTcgctcttcctgcttctcttgCAGTGTCCAACTTCAATTATGATAATTTTCTTGAGAAGAAGATCGTGGAGAAGAAAAGTGACCACACATACCGTGTGTTCAAGACCGTAAATCGCTTGGCGACTGACTTCCCCATGGCCAACGACTTCACTGGCTCCTTGGAGGACAAGCGGGAGGTGTCCGTTTGGTGCAGCAATGACTACCTGGGCATGAGTCGACACCCACGTGTCATGAAATCCATTATGTGAGTAATAAAGGAATTGCTTTTTGTGAGAGAAGTGTTGGTCAAAGCCAAATGTGCTTTCATGTAATAGAATATCTGTTTCATGTTGAGAATTGTTCAAGGAGAAATAAGAGAACATGGTAGCTGAATAAACGCTGACGCCCATGATCGATCTTCTCCTTTGTGTGTAGTGCGTTAGCCTTTCGAGGCTCTGAAGTAGCCTGTtttccatcttttatttttcagcttgtTTTTGCTTGCTCAGCTCTTATCCTCTGTGCCTCAACAACACCTTTCACTCTTTCTTGCAATTCAATAAAGCACCATCttaaatattttccatttgttcAAGTTTTAATTGTCCCTAAGTTCACAtacggtatatatttttttatatatatgtaaagtaaaatatattttttctttccttgAATCCTGTGTTTAGGGATACTTTACGAAGGCATGGCTCTGGGGCTGGTGGCACCAGGAATATCTCTGGTACCAGTAAATTCCATGTGGAACTGGAACAAGAGCTGGCTGGCCTTCACAACAAGGATGCTGCACTGCTCTTCACCTCCTGCTTTGTTGCAAATGACTCCACCCTCTTCACCCTCGCCAAGATGCTTCCTGGTATAAAAAAGCACATGCATGTTTACAATAAATCCAAAaagtatatgtgtgtattatttatttatttattggtggtTTTCTCGCTATAACTTGAGTTCCTTTTGATGCAAACTATAAAGCGTCACTCCTCAAAACTGTATTTCAGGTTGCGAGATCTACTCCGACGCGGGCAACCACGCCTCAATGATCCAGGGCATCAAGAACAGTGGCGCTAAGAAATTCATTTTCCGCCACAATGATGCCGCCCATCTCCGAGAGCGTCTACAGGAGGGAGACCCGTCCAAACCCAAGATTGTGGCCTTTGAAACTGTCCATTCCATGGATGGTTAGTTTGGGATAATACTCTTTAtctttttaaaacctttttataAAGCTAACTTGTTACACGATTGCTTCTTATTGATTGTCATGAGTATGTTATGGATCATTGAGCTGGCAAGAACGTAGAAAACTACGGTATTCTGTATTTAAAATGCGATTACAGACCAAGACTTCTTTTGCATCAGACTTATTAATGGCTTGACCCTTCtcctgtctctttttcttttacacagGTGCTGTGTGTCCGCTGGAGGAGATGTGCGATACGGCACACGAGTTTGGTGCCATCACTTTCGTAGACGAGGTTCACGCTGTGGGCCTGTATGGCGGCAAAGGAGGTGGCATTGGCGACAGGGACGGCATAATGCACAAGATGGATATCATCTCGGGGACACTAGGTTTGTATATGATGTCTGCTAAAGAAAAGTATTATATACTATTTAGCAATTTGACTTTGAAGTTACGATGACATGTTGTTGGGCCAATTTGTGACTATTTACACATTGGTACATTTATCTGCTGTTTTATAGTTTGCgatatatttttaaactctgGATTTTTGAATGCATGCAATGTGCCAGATGGCTTTAAAAATACCAGGAGCAGCTCTGTTGTTGCTAGGAGACGCTAGCCTCTTGTGCTCTCATTGAATTAGGCCGATGATCTGTGCCTCGCTGTCAAGCTGAGGATGTAATTATTTCTAACTGTGGGCCTGGCCGCTCCTATTTCATAAATATCGTTTTTTGAAGTTGCAGTCACGTTATTTTGCATAAAGCAATGACAGTTTTTATACAAATGGTCCTTTTCAAACCATGTTTACTCATGTCTTGTTCCAGGAAAGGCCTTTGGCTGTGTCGGTGGCTACATCGCGAGTACCGCTGCCCTGGTGGACACGGTGCGTTCTTACGCTGCCGGTTTCATCTTCACCACCTCTCTGCCGCCAATGCTGCTGGCTGGAGCAAGGCAGTCCGTCCAGATTCTCAAAAGCGACGAGGGCAGCGCACTTAGACGTAAACACCAGCGCAATGTTAAGCTGCTCAGACAAATGCTGATGGATTCTGGGCTGCCTGTGGTCCACTGCCCCAGCCACATCATTCCAGTCCGGGTaatttctttaatttattgACCAATGGCACGAAATGGGCAATGTTACAGTTAATAATATACTCGGCAGTACTAAGTCCATCTGCCCAATTCTAATGGTGTCGTATGCTTCTGTATGTATTTCCTAGGTATCGAATGCTGAGAAAAACACGGAGGTGTGTGACATCATGATGAGCCGTCACAACATCTATGTGCAGGCCATCAACTTTCCTACTGTTGCCAGGGGAGACGAGCTTCTGCGTATCGCTCCAACACCTCACCACACCCCTGAGATGATGAAATACTTTGTTGGTAAGATCTTGTTGATACTATTacagaaatatgtttaaaataatATCCATTTGAGGTAAAGCTCCGCCGCCATGTATATGTTTGACTTCAAACATGTACTTTATGTGCACTGTTTTATGTTTTCCTCTACAGAGAAGCTGTTGGCCACATGGAAGGAGGTGGGCCTGGCGCTGAAGCCCCACGCCTCAGCGGAATGTACCTTCTGCCAGCAGCCACTGCACTTTGAGCTCATGAGTGAGCGAGAGAAGTCTTACTTCAATGGCCTCAGCCATCCTATCTCTGCTCATGCATAACACTAATCACTGCTGCTGACTAGAGATGGCACATAGATGCTATATATTCATTCCTCTCAGAGAATACACAAATTCTCTTATTAAAATACTCTGTGTGCAAATTCTCTATaagctcaaaataaaatgaacaggaaGGAAACTTTGTCGTTGTCATGCTTTTCTTCAGTCCCATAAAGAAGACACGGATTCCATAACGGGAAATAATAAAGGATTATGACTTTGAGATATAGATTTGATTCTTATTGGGTGCTGGCGATGCTATAGAACAGACCAGATCAAGTTTACTTTGTGAAAATAGGTCGCAACAGTTGGTTTGGACCAGACAATGAAAGACTTAAATCTGTGTACCACTGTGGACCAAGAGACCTACTGTCATTATTTTTGATTCACTGGACTGCTTTTGAGAAATGTGGCACGCAGAAAAAGATTGGTACTGCTAACAACTAGGAAGACAATAACAATGCCTCCAATAATACATTGTCCCCTAACacatctttttaaataaaattggtTGCTTGTTGGTGGTGTTCACCTGTTTTTTAGTTAAATGTAATGGATTACTTTTTCCCTACATCTATTATTAGGGAGATATATTTCAAGCAATACTGATCCTGAAAAGATAAAAATTAGCAGATTTTACTTAAAACATGTGCATAACAAAGTGACTCCTGGGACGTTGGAGTCAACTGGCAGTTGTTGAGATGTTGTTTTTCCCTTAAGGTCAGGTTAATGAGGTTTCCTGGGGAGGGAACCCAAAATTGCACTCATTGAAATCCTTTGAAATTCAAAAATGCAACCTTAGAGTGTTATTGGAGGACataataaaagctttatttctGTTATAACATTTTTCTAATTGTTTCAATGTCATCTAGAAACTCAAATTATCAAAAATAGTCTATTGCCTCATAAAGGGTTAACCCCTCTCTCAAGCCATCTGTCTGGTAAAGATGTTTACATTGTTACCTTCTGATGAATGGCCCTTGTCCTTCAGGTGCAGCTGAGTCCTGCACTGAGGCCTTTGTCTGGGTGTCTTGTCCTCGGGGTGAGCCAGCATCTGTTTCATGGTTTTGGTGGGCTTAAAGTGTGCTGCgatgttgtgtttattatttatccATTTGAGTTTATCTGGAATGGCAACAGCCGTTCCCCTTCGCTCTCTGTGTGATCTGCTTTGGGTCTGTCTTCCCCTCTGCAGTTGTTTACATGTTAGGCCCAACCGATGCGTCACAAGGACACTACCTTGACCCAAATAACCGAgaatcttattattatttataaaataagagaTCAGACCGCATGCTCGAGATCCATTTGAAAAGTGCTTTTAGAGTCATGAAATAATGGAATGTTTTGCCATTAAAACTGATCAAAATAGAAGACACGTCTGCTTTTAAAAGACAACTGAAGAAGTTCATTGGTGCTGACTAGTTATACAGGAAATACAGGATTCACACTGCTGAATTGGGGTTGTCAGATTTAGAGCAtggataaaaaatattaaatatattgttcattctttttttgtagGAATTGTAATTGAAATATGGTTGTACTTTTATATCGGTTATCTGTTGTGTAATGGTTCTTATTTTTGATACTGTCtatatgcttttctttttttacaaggATCTCAGGAAGACTAGCCGGCTGTAAAGCTCAGCTAATGGGGAACctaataataaacataaacatttgGAATGAACCTGCTTCATGCCAGAAATTAACTGGAGAACACCTATCACTTACAATTCCTTAAAAATTATTTCTTACTTACCGGTACTTAGTCTGAATATTAAATGTGTAAAGtattaaatgtgaacatttgaaTGGTTCTGGTCACAATCTGTAACAGAAAGTTCTAAGCATACCATCGGCCTTTCAATCGTCaatattctatttattattattttattattgatactatttaacatttaaagtcAGCAATGCAGTTGAGCGTCGGCTCTGGTGCATCCAGCATTCACAGATTGAACTCTCAGCTTCCTTCTTCAGTTTGAACTGTTTCTCAAGAACTCCGGAGTTGGACAAACCCTTGTTGCCTCATGCGAGGCAGGGCTGCTCTGAAAATAGCTGGTTGCAGAGCAGACATTTGGACATAACAGGAAACTCGCAGGTGTATAGATGTTTGCAACATTCCACTTAGAGGAGGTCCTTCTGTACTGAATGCTGCTGTGCTGTTCTTACTTCAGCACCACGTCATTGTTAATGCTTTAAAGGGCACCGTTGATTTATCCTGCATGCTGTCATAGTTTGGAATGTCTTCCTGTGCAAACATTCCCGTATGTCGCAActgcttcttgttttaaataaagatacTTTCAATTTGAATGAATATTATAAGTAAGCTGTTAATAACATGTGTACAACAATGCTTAAACTGAATTCATGTTACTTGTACATGTTTACACTTTTCCTTATGTTTAATTATAAATTAACTTTCTGAAAAATGAGATATAGAAGAATTTATAAATGCAATTTTGAAATGATCAGCCATATTGAAACTTGCCCCAAAAGATTTTACTCAACTGTGTTGAGTAAAATGTAGATTCACAAAGTAGACCATTAAGGTTCCATTAGCTATTCATTAAGAGATAGCGCacctctgatttgttttttgaaaaCCATTGTGTAAAGCCAGAAGGTATAATGTGAAGCTTTTTTCTGGCTTCCAACTTTCACAAGTTAAAGAAGAAGCTGAAAGTATTGCACACAAAAGGCTTTGAGTACAAATAGTTTTTTGTGCCAAGGCTTACTCACAAAACAGGTTTAATCATTTCGATACGGTCAGGGAAATGGACAATCTTGATAAACGATATACTGTCCTGTgatggccctgcgatgaactggcggcttgtccagggtgtaccccgcctctcgcccattgactgctgagataggctccagcaggacccgcaacccgataacggacaaagcggttggaaaatgaatgaatgaatgtcctGTAATGTCCTGCTGTTTACAATCAGGATAGACAggggaatgaaatgaaaataattacTGGTAATCATTATAACAGATGATTTGGGATAGTAATCCTTGGAGGTGAGACACTTCTGGGACCTTGCAATGAAATAGTGTGAATGACACAGAGTATAGAATCATATTTAGAAGAGGGCAGTAAAATGAAGAGTTAATGAAAATGTGCCACTTTTGTTGGGGTTCGGggttgtttttggtttcatttgttcttccctctccctctctcgacagtgggcgtggcagagaacggagcggcagtaacagacgcacctgaaacccatcatccccattaccccactgcttaaagtccctccgtctccaccgtcAGTTGCCAGATCACCCAAATGCCTCCCGTACGTGTTTCTTGGTCCAGTTCCCGTTCCAGTCCCTGCGTTTTTggagaagccgttccgttctctgccagtttCCGAAaccagctgagtattttgattttgtttgttggagttgatttcctgaccagctgttgtttctgcacttttgtttggctgcgattttgtgtTGGTTTCTTACTAGGACGTTCCGgcccgtccacccctcagtacagtttagactgagtgtttcgtgttttgggaacaattaaagacactattttggtttcccaactctgtctccgcatttttggggtcttgctctgctccttggccctacGGGACACATCAACTTTACTATATCGGTGTGGCCAGCTGATGGGAATAGCTGATAAACAGACTGGATATGGGTGAGAGGTGTGAATGATTAGATGGTATcaggaagaaaaacaaggcCTAAATGTGCATGAGAAAGAAATGAGAAGAGAAGTTTCAGCAGCCTCACAGTGGAGgttaaacaaatcaaacatgtcTCACATTGAATAAATCAACTTATGGTTAGCATATGGGTGTGATTAaggttcatccatccatccatccatcaatcttcCATCACTTATCTGGGGCCAGGTCATTGTGGCAACagtcagcagggatttccagacttcacCCTTCCCAGACACCTGCTCCAGCTCTTTCAGGTGGATCCCGAGGAGTTCCCAGCATGTCCACGGTCTTCCCCGAGGCTTCCTCGCAGTGGGACATGCACGGGGGCACccaaaatagatgccccagccaatcGCAACTGACTCCTcttgatgtggaggagcagcggctctactccgagttcctccctggtgactgcgCTCCTGACCCTACGGAGAACTGTGGTGCCATCCAAATGGTGGTTGAGAGATGGTGCCAGACAAGCAGACAGGGATGGCTCCATAGGCTGATGATTAACCAGACGAGAATTGTTTAGTTCACCCCCAATCCAAATAATATTCATAGCCAGGCACTGTGACACAGGTGGGCAGGGGTTTGTTCCATGTAGAAATCAGTTTTGAAATTCAgatttgactttgactttggCCTGTAGGTTTTTGATGTGGcgcttgaaaaaaaaagtgagttgTCCAGTCAGAAACCAAGGTATTGGTAGAAGTTGACTAGATCCAGTCCTGaacaatgttccctctaatttttcatgtgtttgagcaaacacacaaactccctgagcagaccctcggacaaatgtgagcaacatcataacaatacattttatgttgaaggcACGTTATATTTGAaggcaaacctcaaagtgcacaatagtataaaaaacaaacataaaaacgagataaaatcaacaaataaaacataaaattaacaagcaagggaggtccaattttgttttgtatacggaggaggaagagtgttaactggatgatgaggagtatatttatttttctttatatatgatagtattttatagtttattacTACGAGTATTTatgttttgttatgtcttttgttattttatcagtatttctttcttttgtatgtacaaataaaattcaatcatgtggaactcctcgtctgcaaaatacagtataGTATTGCCTTGCAGTTGAGACCTGTTGCGCCACACTACAAAATTCCAAATACAGCAACAGAAACCTTGGACTATTGAGCCACTGAAGTTGTACAAGCAATAAAGGGACATAATTCCACTCTCTTCAAACATTCACTGAACTTTGCAATCATCAAATAGAGATTGAgcatacatttatttacaacaaTGAAGTTTATTAGTTGGAATATTAAACAACTTATCATTTTActttgtaattaattttaaaaatatataaagaaaacaACCATTCTGCTTTCATGGATGCTTTACAGAAT is from Brachionichthys hirsutus isolate HB-005 chromosome 8, CSIRO-AGI_Bhir_v1, whole genome shotgun sequence and encodes:
- the alas1 gene encoding 5-aminolevulinate synthase, non-specific, mitochondrial isoform X1 gives rise to the protein MDVLLRGCPFLARLPQTFLQQTKTSLLGFAQRCPVMMELASKPMAPPIARALCSSSSSSSYQKSVDALSAGSKVEVEPNLPAGHHLPPPGQAVTSKCPFLAAEMGQKNSSVVRHVSMDFQEDVQEVRTVQKELSAHQLANTIKGSGDDQTNLMTALLKQRPKRVSHLLQDNLPGSMSNFNYDNFLEKKIVEKKSDHTYRVFKTVNRLATDFPMANDFTGSLEDKREVSVWCSNDYLGMSRHPRVMKSIMDTLRRHGSGAGGTRNISGTSKFHVELEQELAGLHNKDAALLFTSCFVANDSTLFTLAKMLPGCEIYSDAGNHASMIQGIKNSGAKKFIFRHNDAAHLRERLQEGDPSKPKIVAFETVHSMDGAVCPLEEMCDTAHEFGAITFVDEVHAVGLYGGKGGGIGDRDGIMHKMDIISGTLGKAFGCVGGYIASTAALVDTVRSYAAGFIFTTSLPPMLLAGARQSVQILKSDEGSALRRKHQRNVKLLRQMLMDSGLPVVHCPSHIIPVRVSNAEKNTEVCDIMMSRHNIYVQAINFPTVARGDELLRIAPTPHHTPEMMKYFVEKLLATWKEVGLALKPHASAECTFCQQPLHFELMSEREKSYFNGLSHPISAHA
- the alas1 gene encoding 5-aminolevulinate synthase, non-specific, mitochondrial isoform X2 is translated as MDVLLRGCPFLARLPQTFLQQTKTSLLGFAQRCPVMMELASKPMAPPIARALCSSSSSSSYQKSVDALSAGQAVTSKCPFLAAEMGQKNSSVVRHVSMDFQEDVQEVRTVQKELSAHQLANTIKGSGDDQTNLMTALLKQRPKRVSHLLQDNLPGSMSNFNYDNFLEKKIVEKKSDHTYRVFKTVNRLATDFPMANDFTGSLEDKREVSVWCSNDYLGMSRHPRVMKSIMDTLRRHGSGAGGTRNISGTSKFHVELEQELAGLHNKDAALLFTSCFVANDSTLFTLAKMLPGCEIYSDAGNHASMIQGIKNSGAKKFIFRHNDAAHLRERLQEGDPSKPKIVAFETVHSMDGAVCPLEEMCDTAHEFGAITFVDEVHAVGLYGGKGGGIGDRDGIMHKMDIISGTLGKAFGCVGGYIASTAALVDTVRSYAAGFIFTTSLPPMLLAGARQSVQILKSDEGSALRRKHQRNVKLLRQMLMDSGLPVVHCPSHIIPVRVSNAEKNTEVCDIMMSRHNIYVQAINFPTVARGDELLRIAPTPHHTPEMMKYFVEKLLATWKEVGLALKPHASAECTFCQQPLHFELMSEREKSYFNGLSHPISAHA